Proteins from one Microbacterium hatanonis genomic window:
- a CDS encoding zinc-binding dehydrogenase: protein MKATFMYGAGDVRVETVADPTIQQPTDAIVRVVRACVCGSDLHPFHSMEQSDLGRPMGHELIGVVEEIGAAVGSLKKGDFVVAPFAFSDNTCAFCRDGFQTSCPHGGFYGSREVGGLQAEFARIPQADGSLVVVPDVDPGAADEKLLASLLTLSDVYLTGYHAAHMGRVGPGKVVTVIGDGAVGLSAVLAARQLGAEQIILMGRHRSRTDLGVEFGATEVVAERGEEGISRVMDLTRGEGSHVVLEAVGHMPAYEQAYGIVRPGGIISRVGVPQYEEAPIGFGSLFGKNATLTGGPAPVRAYMEPAIRQVLTGEIDPGRVFDRVVGIDEVPAGYAAMDAREALNVMVKM, encoded by the coding sequence ATGAAGGCCACGTTCATGTACGGAGCCGGCGACGTGCGCGTCGAGACCGTCGCCGACCCGACTATCCAGCAGCCCACCGATGCGATCGTGCGGGTCGTGCGAGCCTGCGTGTGCGGTTCCGACCTCCACCCCTTCCACTCCATGGAGCAGTCCGACCTGGGCAGGCCCATGGGGCACGAGCTCATCGGCGTGGTGGAGGAGATCGGTGCAGCCGTCGGCTCGCTGAAGAAGGGCGACTTCGTCGTGGCTCCCTTCGCCTTCAGCGACAACACCTGCGCCTTCTGCCGCGACGGGTTCCAGACCTCCTGCCCGCACGGAGGTTTCTACGGGTCGCGCGAGGTGGGCGGGCTCCAGGCCGAGTTCGCCCGTATCCCGCAGGCCGACGGATCGCTCGTCGTCGTACCCGACGTCGACCCGGGCGCGGCCGATGAGAAGCTGCTCGCGTCGCTGCTGACGCTCTCGGACGTCTACCTGACCGGCTACCACGCCGCCCACATGGGCCGCGTCGGACCGGGCAAGGTCGTCACGGTCATCGGCGACGGTGCCGTCGGACTGTCGGCGGTGCTCGCCGCTCGGCAGCTGGGCGCCGAGCAGATCATCCTCATGGGCCGTCATCGGTCCCGCACCGATCTGGGCGTGGAGTTCGGCGCGACCGAGGTCGTGGCTGAACGGGGGGAGGAGGGGATCTCCCGTGTCATGGATCTCACCCGCGGCGAGGGCAGCCATGTCGTCCTCGAGGCCGTCGGCCACATGCCGGCCTACGAACAGGCTTACGGGATCGTCCGTCCGGGCGGCATCATCTCGCGAGTCGGGGTGCCGCAGTACGAGGAGGCGCCGATCGGATTCGGATCGCTCTTCGGCAAGAACGCCACCCTGACCGGCGGGCCGGCGCCCGTGCGCGCCTACATGGAGCCGGCGATCCGTCAGGTTCTGACGGGCGAGATCGACCCCGGTCGTGTGTTCGACCGGGTGGTCGGCATCGACGAGGTGCCCGCGGGCTACGCCGCGATGGATGCGCGCGAGGCGCTGAACGTCATGGTCAAGATGTGA
- a CDS encoding ABC transporter ATP-binding protein, which yields MNALEIDDLVVRYKRETAVDRVSLAVPHGRTVGLVGESGSGKSSIAGAIVGLVKPSGGDIRVEGVSIVGRGAEATRARRRTQLVFQDPFSALDPLMSVGESIAEATRATGRRWSAAQKRDRVRELLRQVHIDPDRAGEKPSAFSGGQRQRITIARALAGEPAVLIADEVTSALDVSVQGAVLNLLRELQQKLDLSILFISHNLAVVRYISDEICVMRHGRIVEAGETESLLDNPTETYTRELLDAVPVLGRRMEFGE from the coding sequence GTGAACGCACTCGAGATCGACGACCTCGTTGTCCGCTACAAACGCGAGACGGCGGTAGACCGCGTCTCGCTCGCGGTGCCCCACGGGCGCACCGTCGGCCTCGTCGGGGAGTCGGGGTCGGGCAAGAGCTCGATCGCCGGCGCCATCGTGGGCCTGGTGAAGCCGTCCGGCGGCGACATCCGCGTCGAGGGCGTCAGCATCGTCGGGCGGGGCGCCGAGGCGACGCGCGCGCGCCGGCGCACGCAGCTCGTCTTCCAGGACCCGTTCTCGGCCCTCGACCCGCTGATGTCGGTCGGCGAGTCGATCGCCGAGGCGACGCGCGCCACCGGTCGCCGGTGGAGCGCCGCGCAGAAACGCGACCGCGTGCGCGAGCTGCTCCGGCAGGTGCACATCGACCCCGATCGCGCCGGCGAGAAGCCCTCGGCGTTCTCGGGAGGGCAGCGCCAGCGCATCACGATCGCCCGAGCCCTGGCGGGGGAGCCCGCCGTGCTCATCGCCGACGAGGTGACCTCGGCCCTCGACGTCTCGGTGCAGGGCGCGGTGCTGAATCTCCTTCGCGAGCTGCAGCAGAAGCTCGACCTGTCGATCCTCTTCATCTCGCACAACCTCGCCGTCGTCCGCTACATCAGCGACGAGATCTGCGTCATGCGCCACGGGCGGATCGTCGAGGCCGGCGAGACGGAGAGCCTGCTCGACAACCCGACCGAGACCTACACGCGCGAGCTGCTCGACGCGGTGCCCGTGCTCGGTCGCCGCATGGAATTCGGCGAGTGA
- a CDS encoding M20 metallopeptidase family protein has protein sequence MTPPIIAPPELLSSLVSLRRLLHAEAEVGLDLPRTQRRIIEALADLDLEITTGERLSSVTAVLRGGRPGPVVLLRSDMDALPVVEATGLPFAADGAMHACGHDLHMAGLIGAARLLAAHRDELPGTVVFMFQPGEEGYGGGRIMLEEGVLDAAGDRPVAAYAVHVDCTTEGGTAVTRQGPIMASASGLRVRVRGTGGHAAWPENAIDPMPVAAEIVLALQSFVSRRVPATDPAVVSVTRISSDSAAGNVLSATVDLQASVRTLSPQTLQLVREELPRLVTAIGEAHGCTVDAAFIEGYPVTVNDPDETAIVLGILDELYGADRVVRMPQPSMASEDFAYVLEEVPGTLVFLGVRPEATPAASAPGMHSEGAVFDDGLLDAHAVLLAQLAWRRLIR, from the coding sequence GTGACCCCTCCGATCATCGCCCCGCCCGAACTGCTGTCGTCGCTCGTCTCGCTGCGACGGCTGCTGCACGCCGAGGCCGAGGTCGGGCTCGACCTGCCCCGCACGCAGCGGCGCATCATCGAGGCGCTCGCCGACCTCGATCTCGAGATCACGACGGGCGAGCGGCTGAGTTCGGTCACGGCCGTGCTCCGCGGAGGCCGGCCGGGGCCGGTCGTGCTCTTGCGCTCAGACATGGACGCCCTGCCGGTCGTCGAGGCGACGGGGCTGCCGTTCGCCGCCGACGGTGCGATGCACGCCTGCGGTCACGACCTCCATATGGCGGGTCTCATCGGGGCCGCGCGGCTGCTCGCGGCGCACCGCGATGAGCTGCCGGGCACCGTGGTCTTCATGTTCCAGCCCGGGGAGGAGGGCTACGGCGGCGGGCGCATCATGCTCGAGGAGGGTGTGCTGGATGCTGCCGGCGACCGCCCCGTCGCCGCCTACGCCGTCCACGTGGACTGCACGACCGAGGGCGGCACCGCCGTCACCCGGCAGGGACCGATCATGGCGAGCGCCAGTGGGCTCCGGGTGCGCGTGCGGGGAACCGGCGGCCACGCCGCCTGGCCCGAGAACGCGATAGACCCGATGCCCGTCGCCGCCGAGATCGTGCTCGCCCTCCAGTCGTTCGTCTCCCGCCGTGTGCCCGCGACCGACCCCGCCGTGGTGTCGGTCACCCGCATCTCCTCCGACTCCGCGGCCGGCAACGTGCTCTCGGCGACGGTCGACCTCCAGGCGAGCGTGCGCACGCTCTCGCCTCAGACCCTCCAGCTCGTCCGCGAGGAGCTCCCGCGCCTGGTGACGGCGATCGGCGAGGCGCACGGCTGCACCGTCGACGCCGCGTTCATCGAGGGCTACCCGGTGACCGTGAACGACCCCGACGAGACCGCAATCGTCCTCGGCATTCTCGACGAGCTCTACGGGGCCGACCGGGTGGTGCGCATGCCCCAGCCGTCCATGGCCTCGGAGGACTTCGCGTACGTGCTCGAGGAGGTGCCCGGCACGCTCGTGTTCCTCGGCGTGCGCCCGGAGGCCACGCCCGCAGCATCCGCCCCGGGCATGCACTCCGAGGGGGCCGTCTTCGACGACGGACTTCTCGACGCTCACGCGGTGCTGCTCGCCCAGCTCGCCTGGCGCCGCCTCATCCGCTGA
- a CDS encoding inositol monophosphatase family protein: MTSPSELLSLAVDIALEAGELAHRRRTEGVTIAATKSALADIVTEADREVETLVRDRIAAARPDDGFLGEEGGAGRGSTGITWVVDPIDGTVNYAYGIPAWAVSIAAVEVADGDGEPDTATWTALAGVVYNPVVGELFRASRGGGAWLGEHRLHVNDEVGPAGALLATGFGYDPATHAAALEQQARIMPIARDIRRIGAASLDIAYVAAGRLDGYYERGLQPWDHAAATLLVTEAGGVAAGAPGGAPGREMTIVAGPGLFPRLDALIDY; encoded by the coding sequence ATGACCTCTCCGAGCGAGCTGCTGAGCCTGGCCGTCGACATCGCCCTCGAAGCGGGAGAGCTGGCGCACCGCCGCCGCACCGAGGGCGTCACGATCGCAGCGACGAAGTCGGCGCTCGCCGACATCGTCACCGAGGCCGATCGGGAGGTCGAGACGCTCGTGCGCGACCGTATCGCCGCAGCGCGTCCCGACGACGGGTTCCTCGGCGAGGAGGGCGGTGCGGGGCGTGGCAGCACGGGGATCACCTGGGTGGTCGATCCGATCGACGGCACCGTGAACTACGCGTACGGCATCCCGGCCTGGGCCGTGAGCATCGCCGCCGTCGAGGTGGCCGACGGCGACGGCGAGCCCGACACGGCGACCTGGACCGCCCTCGCCGGCGTCGTCTACAACCCCGTCGTCGGAGAGCTCTTCCGCGCCTCGCGCGGCGGCGGCGCCTGGCTCGGTGAGCATCGACTGCACGTGAACGACGAGGTGGGCCCGGCCGGCGCGCTGCTGGCGACCGGCTTCGGCTACGACCCCGCCACCCACGCCGCGGCGCTCGAGCAGCAGGCGCGCATCATGCCCATCGCGCGCGATATCCGTCGGATCGGTGCGGCCTCGCTCGACATCGCGTACGTCGCCGCGGGACGGCTGGACGGGTACTACGAGCGAGGGCTGCAGCCCTGGGACCACGCGGCGGCCACCCTGCTCGTCACCGAGGCCGGTGGCGTCGCGGCGGGCGCTCCGGGCGGTGCGCCGGGTCGAGAGATGACGATCGTCGCCGGACCGGGGCTTTTCCCGCGGCTCGACGCCCTGATCGACTATTGA
- a CDS encoding phytoene desaturase family protein, with product MSRAPFSRTHDVVIVGGGHNALVAAAYLARAGRSVVVLERLGAVGGAAVSERPWAGVDASLSRYSYLVSLLPRRIVDDLGLRIDLRRRRFSSYTPDPADPSRGILVDTADAAATEASFARTVGDPDEAARYAAFTSRMGPLARTIFPSMTEPLTTAAAMRERLGDDALWTDVVERPLGTALRRSLESDLVRGIALTDGLIGTFASADDPSLAQNRCFLYHVIGGGTGDWDVPVGGMGRVSAELERAAREAGAEVRVNADVTSVTPDGEVHVGGRDPEVLRGRLVLSGVGRDVLERLLAAGAAAHVTPPPTPAPPVAEGAQVKVNMLLRRLPRLHDETVAPEAAFAGTFHVNETMTQLDTAYAQAVAGRVPSPLPAEIYCHSLTDPSILGPELRAEGAQTLTLFGLQVPHRLVEGTDAAASRAALLAAAQRSLDSVLAEPIADVVYEAPDGTPCIEARTTADLERSLGMVGGDIFHGPLSWPWADDDDDLDRPAARWGVDSGHERVLLCGSSARRGGAVSGIGGHNAAMAALELLGA from the coding sequence ATGAGCCGCGCACCCTTCTCCCGCACGCACGACGTGGTCATCGTCGGAGGGGGCCACAACGCGCTCGTCGCCGCCGCGTACCTCGCGCGGGCGGGGCGCAGCGTCGTCGTGCTCGAGCGCCTCGGCGCCGTCGGCGGGGCCGCGGTGTCGGAGCGCCCGTGGGCCGGCGTGGATGCGTCGCTGTCGCGTTACTCGTACCTTGTGAGCCTGCTCCCCCGCCGCATCGTCGACGACCTCGGCCTGCGCATCGATCTGCGACGCCGACGGTTCTCGTCGTACACGCCCGACCCGGCCGACCCGAGCCGCGGGATCCTCGTCGACACGGCGGATGCGGCGGCCACCGAGGCCTCTTTCGCGCGCACCGTCGGTGACCCCGACGAGGCCGCCCGCTACGCGGCGTTCACGTCGCGGATGGGGCCGCTCGCGCGCACGATCTTCCCGTCGATGACCGAACCCCTCACGACTGCGGCGGCCATGCGCGAGCGGCTCGGCGACGACGCCCTGTGGACCGACGTCGTCGAGCGCCCGTTGGGCACGGCGCTGCGGCGCTCGCTGGAGTCGGACCTCGTCCGCGGCATCGCACTCACCGACGGGCTCATCGGCACCTTCGCATCGGCCGACGACCCCTCTCTCGCCCAGAACCGGTGCTTCCTCTACCACGTGATCGGGGGCGGCACGGGCGACTGGGACGTGCCCGTCGGCGGCATGGGACGCGTCTCGGCCGAACTCGAACGCGCCGCGCGCGAGGCCGGCGCCGAGGTGCGGGTGAACGCCGACGTGACCTCGGTGACCCCCGACGGCGAGGTGCACGTCGGGGGCCGCGATCCCGAGGTGCTGCGCGGACGCCTCGTGCTCAGCGGCGTCGGGCGCGACGTGCTCGAACGGCTGCTGGCCGCCGGCGCCGCCGCCCACGTCACTCCCCCGCCGACCCCCGCGCCCCCGGTCGCCGAGGGCGCGCAGGTCAAGGTCAACATGCTGCTGCGCCGGCTCCCCCGCCTGCATGACGAGACGGTCGCCCCCGAGGCGGCGTTTGCCGGCACGTTCCACGTCAACGAGACGATGACCCAGCTCGACACGGCCTACGCACAGGCCGTGGCCGGGCGCGTGCCGTCACCGCTCCCGGCCGAGATCTACTGCCACTCGCTCACCGACCCCTCGATCCTCGGCCCGGAGCTGCGCGCCGAGGGCGCTCAGACCCTGACCCTGTTCGGGCTGCAGGTTCCGCACCGGCTGGTCGAGGGGACGGATGCTGCGGCGAGCCGCGCCGCCCTGCTGGCCGCAGCGCAGCGCTCGCTGGACTCGGTGCTGGCCGAGCCCATCGCCGATGTCGTCTACGAGGCGCCCGACGGCACGCCGTGCATCGAGGCGCGCACGACCGCCGACCTCGAACGGTCGCTCGGGATGGTCGGGGGCGACATCTTCCACGGCCCGCTCTCGTGGCCATGGGCCGACGACGACGACGACCTCGACCGCCCGGCGGCCCGCTGGGGCGTCGACAGCGGACACGAGCGCGTGCTGCTGTGCGGGTCGTCGGCCCGCCGCGGAGGTGCGGTCAGCGGCATCGGCGGACACAATGCGGCGATGGCCGCCCTGGAGCTCCTCGGCGCCTGA
- a CDS encoding helix-turn-helix transcriptional regulator — MSDARAEVREFLTSRRARLSPDQAGLPAYGGNRRVSGLRREEVAMLTGVSVDYYVRLERGNLAGASESVLDALARTLQLDEAEREYLFDLARNAGPGRTRAARTHVEVRPAVAQVLDAMADAPAWVRNGRHDILAANRMGRALYAPVFDDPRRPVNTTRFTYLNPAAREFWRDYDQVANDAAAMLRLEAGRAPHDEGLIRLVGELSTQSELFRQRWASRDVKYHRSGVKRLHHPVVGDLDLNYESMELPSEPGLVMNVYTAPAGSPTADALKMLASWAASQDAANAADSAASAVL, encoded by the coding sequence ATGAGTGACGCACGCGCCGAGGTCCGGGAATTCCTCACCTCCCGTCGGGCCCGCCTCTCCCCGGATCAGGCCGGCCTGCCCGCCTACGGGGGCAACCGCCGGGTGAGCGGCCTGCGGCGGGAGGAGGTCGCGATGCTCACCGGCGTCTCGGTCGACTACTACGTGCGGCTCGAACGGGGCAATCTCGCCGGGGCCTCCGAGAGCGTGCTCGACGCGCTTGCACGAACGCTGCAGCTCGACGAAGCGGAACGCGAGTACCTCTTCGATCTCGCCCGCAATGCGGGGCCCGGGCGCACGCGCGCGGCGCGCACGCACGTCGAGGTGCGGCCGGCGGTGGCGCAGGTGCTCGATGCCATGGCCGATGCACCGGCGTGGGTGCGCAACGGGCGGCACGACATCCTGGCCGCGAACCGAATGGGGCGCGCGCTGTACGCCCCCGTGTTCGATGATCCGCGCCGACCGGTGAACACCACCCGATTCACGTACTTGAATCCCGCTGCCCGCGAGTTCTGGCGCGACTACGACCAGGTCGCGAACGATGCGGCCGCGATGCTACGCCTCGAAGCGGGGCGCGCCCCGCACGACGAAGGGCTGATCCGCCTCGTGGGCGAGCTCTCGACCCAGAGCGAGCTGTTCCGCCAGCGGTGGGCCTCGCGCGATGTGAAATACCACCGCAGCGGCGTCAAGCGGCTCCATCACCCCGTCGTCGGCGACCTCGACCTGAACTACGAGTCGATGGAACTGCCGAGCGAACCGGGACTCGTCATGAACGTCTACACCGCGCCCGCGGGGTCGCCGACCGCCGACGCCCTGAAGATGCTCGCCTCGTGGGCTGCGAGCCAGGATGCGGCGAACGCGGCCGACTCCGCAGCATCCGCCGTCCTCTGA
- a CDS encoding M23 family metallopeptidase — translation MSETPEVEPARTRRSTRPSAAPAAEPRQLTRAELRRLAQGAPAAETAIEPRPAVSAPARRRARPAADVPAASVPVSEAVVATVEPTPTLLPTSPIVLPAASRRSRVRPPRETPAVFELLTPGDASNGPIAFAAAAADEALAADTASAEAAADARAQEALDEFEAAARLFAFTGETPVQVAAEALADDAPAEAPHVPARRQGLLSFKRVATASFSVGVFGVVGLMAVGMTTPVGAVAAAQGSSSTSTNLLVASDVASEPGEIQAYVAPADVQAGALERTDGYEAASMAKIAADSGITNFSDFFVNDPTAAIQWPFSVGVPISYGFGMRSGTMHEGADFVPGAGSPVQAIADGTVRIATESGGAYGVTVVIDHIIDGELVSSRYAHMQYGSLKVSAGEKVTVGTVIGNTGNTGRSFGAHTHFEILAGGTTAIDPIPWLREHTGG, via the coding sequence TTGTCCGAAACCCCCGAAGTCGAGCCCGCTCGCACGCGACGGTCGACTCGCCCCTCCGCGGCGCCCGCCGCCGAGCCGCGGCAGCTGACTCGAGCCGAGCTGCGGCGTCTCGCCCAGGGCGCTCCTGCGGCTGAGACCGCGATCGAGCCTCGACCCGCCGTCTCCGCTCCCGCGCGCCGCCGTGCGCGTCCCGCCGCCGACGTCCCCGCCGCATCCGTTCCCGTCTCGGAGGCCGTCGTCGCCACGGTCGAGCCGACGCCCACCCTGCTGCCGACGTCGCCGATCGTCCTGCCCGCTGCGTCGCGCCGCTCACGTGTGCGCCCTCCTCGTGAGACCCCCGCGGTCTTCGAACTCCTGACGCCGGGTGATGCGTCCAACGGCCCGATCGCCTTCGCCGCCGCCGCGGCCGACGAGGCGCTCGCCGCCGACACCGCCTCGGCCGAGGCCGCCGCCGATGCCCGGGCGCAGGAAGCGCTCGACGAGTTCGAGGCCGCTGCACGCCTGTTCGCCTTCACCGGCGAGACCCCCGTGCAGGTCGCCGCCGAGGCGCTCGCCGATGATGCTCCCGCCGAGGCCCCGCACGTGCCCGCACGTCGTCAGGGCCTCTTGTCGTTCAAGCGCGTCGCGACCGCCTCCTTCTCGGTCGGCGTCTTCGGCGTCGTGGGGCTCATGGCCGTCGGTATGACGACACCGGTCGGAGCTGTCGCTGCGGCTCAGGGATCGTCGTCTACGAGCACGAACCTCCTCGTGGCCTCGGACGTCGCGAGCGAGCCGGGCGAGATTCAGGCGTATGTCGCCCCCGCCGACGTGCAGGCCGGTGCGCTGGAGCGCACCGACGGGTACGAGGCCGCGTCGATGGCCAAGATCGCCGCCGACTCGGGCATCACGAACTTCTCCGACTTCTTCGTCAACGATCCGACGGCTGCCATCCAGTGGCCGTTCTCGGTGGGCGTGCCGATCAGCTACGGCTTCGGCATGCGCTCGGGCACGATGCACGAGGGCGCCGACTTCGTGCCGGGTGCCGGCTCGCCGGTGCAGGCGATCGCCGACGGCACGGTGCGGATCGCGACCGAGTCGGGCGGCGCCTACGGCGTCACGGTGGTCATCGACCACATCATCGACGGCGAACTCGTCTCGAGCCGTTACGCCCACATGCAGTACGGGTCGCTCAAGGTCTCGGCGGGCGAGAAGGTCACCGTCGGAACCGTCATCGGCAACACCGGCAACACGGGCCGTTCGTTCGGCGCGCACACGCACTTCGAGATCCTGGCGGGCGGCACGACCGCCATCGACCCGATCCCGTGGCTCCGGGAGCACACCGGAGGCTGA
- a CDS encoding D-alanyl-D-alanine carboxypeptidase family protein, which produces MTTSPDGLVGLDELWSRDPADSVDEVDPGRRRRRRRWGLIAALVVLAIVIGTPTAYVGWALNAPVASPTVTSQTPTAPAGAPAAILLLRDGAAAISVSGGEEYLGPDTGGVWLTSGTDEVRPMASISKLITALVVLEAWPLDGTDVGPTLTFDEADNDLYDEYYVRGATIAAMPTGSEMSLRDALSTMLIPSASNYAEVVSTWAFGSQGAFVSAARRWLAANGLDSTTLVEPTGLDRRNTSTPTDLLALGKIAAANPVIARIAATPAITLGGAGTVRNTNGLIGTAGITGLKTGNLGEGTYNLLYTASLDVGAAAPLSVTGVALGGYSTAAINESVVATLESLRSGFHTVPVATAGEQVGSLTTAWGSSARMVIAEDASIFTWSDTPITVAMNTTAPVTYEDGEVVGTVTWTAGPHTATAPVTIQGEIKPPSEWWRLTHPDELG; this is translated from the coding sequence ATGACGACGTCACCAGACGGACTGGTGGGACTCGACGAGCTGTGGAGCCGTGATCCCGCGGACTCCGTCGACGAGGTCGACCCGGGGCGTCGACGCCGACGTCGGCGGTGGGGGCTGATCGCCGCCCTGGTCGTGCTGGCGATCGTGATCGGCACCCCGACGGCATACGTCGGGTGGGCCCTGAACGCGCCGGTGGCCTCGCCGACGGTGACATCGCAGACGCCGACCGCTCCCGCCGGTGCGCCGGCCGCGATCCTGCTGCTCCGCGACGGTGCGGCGGCGATCAGCGTCTCGGGGGGCGAGGAGTACCTCGGACCCGACACCGGCGGCGTCTGGTTGACCAGCGGCACCGACGAGGTTCGGCCGATGGCGAGCATCAGCAAGCTCATCACCGCGCTGGTCGTACTCGAGGCATGGCCCCTCGACGGCACAGACGTCGGGCCGACGCTCACCTTCGATGAGGCCGACAACGACCTCTACGACGAGTACTACGTGCGCGGTGCGACGATCGCTGCGATGCCGACCGGCAGCGAGATGTCGTTGCGCGACGCGCTCTCGACGATGCTCATCCCGTCGGCGAGCAACTACGCCGAAGTCGTGTCGACCTGGGCATTCGGATCGCAGGGCGCCTTCGTCAGCGCCGCACGGCGATGGCTCGCCGCGAACGGCCTCGACAGCACGACCCTCGTCGAGCCCACCGGCCTCGACCGGCGCAACACGAGCACGCCGACCGACCTGCTCGCCCTCGGCAAGATCGCCGCGGCGAACCCCGTCATCGCGCGGATCGCCGCGACTCCGGCGATCACTCTGGGCGGTGCGGGCACCGTCCGCAACACGAACGGCCTGATCGGTACCGCCGGGATCACCGGCCTGAAGACGGGGAACCTCGGCGAGGGCACCTACAACCTCCTGTACACGGCGAGCCTCGATGTCGGCGCGGCCGCGCCGCTCAGCGTGACGGGTGTCGCCCTCGGCGGCTACTCCACTGCCGCGATCAACGAGAGCGTGGTCGCGACGCTCGAGAGCCTCCGCAGCGGATTCCACACCGTGCCGGTCGCCACGGCCGGCGAGCAGGTCGGTTCGCTCACCACCGCGTGGGGGTCGTCGGCACGGATGGTCATCGCCGAGGACGCATCGATCTTCACGTGGTCGGACACGCCGATCACGGTCGCGATGAATACGACGGCACCCGTCACCTACGAGGACGGCGAAGTCGTCGGCACCGTCACGTGGACCGCCGGGCCGCACACCGCCACCGCCCCCGTGACGATCCAGGGCGAGATCAAGCCCCCGAGCGAGTGGTGGCGGCTGACGCATCCCGACGAGCTCGGCTGA
- a CDS encoding dipeptide/oligopeptide/nickel ABC transporter permease/ATP-binding protein: protein MSRTTARSRLLSAPAIAAMVGALLLLLIALFAETIWGAAATTTVVPERLLGPSLSHPFGTDDLGRDVFARVMVATRLSLLLTLGATAIGMTGGIVVGLVASILPRRPRRVVTGFIDILLSFPWLLLVLFFSAIWGASALGAMLAIGFAGIPSLARLVYTMASSLSGRDFVRAARVVGVGTFGVLGRHVLPNIANPLLVNTAAAASVTLLSFAGLSFLGLGVQAPEYDWGRLLNEGILRIYINPIAAIGPGLAIVLAGLVFTFTSEALTARRGAGIRAVSRLASRAVGIPAEDEDLLETDAAKRPVAETRGLRIAFPDGEGGSVDRVRGVDLVIAPGETVGIVGESGSGKSLTAMALAGLLEEPAVVTADVRRFDGIDMSRPLSRAEASRVGQELGMVFQDPLTSLNPALTIGRQLTEVPEVHMRMSRSDARTRAADALTSVSIPDAREKLRKFPHEFSGGMRQRAMIGMALTGRPRLIIADEPTTALDVTVQRQVMSVLRRAQRETGAAIVFISHDIALVSAFCDRVVVMKDGLIVEELAADRIRKDAQHPYTQALVRCLPDMSSDRTRPLPVISAEAAAPIAEATP from the coding sequence ATGAGCCGAACGACCGCCCGCTCCCGCCTCCTCTCCGCTCCCGCCATCGCGGCGATGGTGGGCGCGCTCCTCCTCCTCCTCATCGCGCTCTTCGCCGAGACGATCTGGGGCGCCGCCGCGACGACGACCGTCGTCCCCGAGCGTCTGCTGGGCCCGAGCCTGTCTCATCCGTTCGGCACCGACGACCTCGGGCGCGACGTGTTCGCCCGGGTGATGGTCGCCACCCGGCTGTCGCTGCTCCTCACGCTCGGTGCGACCGCCATCGGCATGACCGGCGGCATCGTCGTCGGACTGGTCGCCTCGATCCTGCCTCGGCGGCCGCGCCGGGTGGTGACGGGGTTCATCGACATCCTCCTGTCGTTCCCGTGGCTCCTGCTCGTGCTCTTCTTCTCGGCCATCTGGGGTGCGAGCGCCCTGGGCGCCATGCTCGCGATCGGGTTCGCCGGCATCCCGTCGCTCGCCCGACTGGTCTACACGATGGCGTCGTCGCTGTCGGGACGCGACTTCGTCCGCGCCGCGCGCGTGGTCGGCGTGGGCACCTTCGGAGTGCTCGGCCGGCACGTGCTCCCGAACATCGCGAACCCGTTGCTCGTGAACACCGCCGCCGCGGCGAGCGTCACGCTGCTCTCCTTCGCGGGGCTGTCGTTCCTCGGGCTCGGCGTGCAGGCGCCCGAGTACGACTGGGGTCGCCTGCTCAACGAGGGAATCCTCCGCATCTACATCAACCCGATCGCTGCGATCGGTCCCGGACTCGCGATCGTGCTCGCCGGCCTCGTCTTCACCTTCACCAGCGAAGCCCTCACCGCGCGCCGCGGTGCCGGCATCCGCGCCGTCTCGCGCCTGGCCTCCCGCGCCGTCGGCATCCCCGCCGAAGACGAGGACCTGCTCGAGACGGATGCGGCGAAGCGGCCCGTCGCCGAGACCCGCGGCCTCCGGATCGCCTTCCCCGACGGCGAGGGCGGGTCGGTCGACCGGGTGCGAGGAGTCGACCTGGTCATCGCCCCGGGCGAGACCGTCGGCATCGTCGGCGAGTCGGGATCGGGGAAGTCGCTCACGGCGATGGCGCTCGCCGGGCTCCTGGAGGAGCCCGCGGTCGTCACCGCCGACGTGCGCCGTTTCGACGGGATCGACATGTCGCGCCCCCTCAGCCGCGCCGAGGCGAGCCGCGTCGGTCAGGAGCTCGGCATGGTCTTCCAAGACCCGCTGACGTCGCTGAACCCCGCGCTCACGATCGGCCGGCAGCTCACCGAGGTGCCCGAGGTGCACATGAGGATGTCGCGATCCGACGCCCGCACGCGTGCCGCGGACGCCCTCACCTCGGTGAGCATTCCCGACGCCCGCGAGAAGCTGCGGAAGTTCCCGCACGAGTTCTCCGGCGGCATGCGCCAGCGCGCCATGATCGGCATGGCCCTCACCGGCCGCCCCCGGCTGATCATCGCCGACGAGCCCACGACGGCCCTCGACGTGACGGTGCAGCGTCAGGTGATGAGCGTCCTGCGCCGCGCGCAGCGCGAGACGGGGGCCGCGATCGTCTTCATCTCCCACGACATCGCGCTCGTGTCGGCGTTCTGCGACCGGGTCGTGGTCATGAAGGACGGGCTGATCGTCGAGGAGCTGGCGGCCGACCGCATCCGCAAGGATGCGCAGCATCCGTACACCCAGGCCCTGGTCCGGTGCCTGCCCGACATGAGCTCCGACCGCACGCGGCCGCTCCCGGTGATCTCCGCCGAAGCCGCCGCCCCGATCGCGGAGGCGACACCGTGA